In the Ovis aries strain OAR_USU_Benz2616 breed Rambouillet chromosome 18, ARS-UI_Ramb_v3.0, whole genome shotgun sequence genome, GGGTGGAGCAGAGGATTCTGTCTGCTTCTAGTTCAGGGTTGGGAGAGGATCCCCAAGATCATGGGGTTTCCTCAGCTTTCAGTCCCATCCTGGGGTTCTCATTCACCAGGAGCAGGGACCTGTGCTTCAGCCAAGTCTTTTCTTCCTAGTCCCCCTCCCTCACCTCTCTTCTGAAGCTGCTTCAAGTGAAGTGTGCATTTTGATGGTCATTAGGACTTTAAAGTGTGGTGAAGAATTGTGAGCTAAGAAAGAACATCTTAGCCCTCATCTGTGTCATCTGTTGAAGAGCCATTGATGCTTTTTTGGTTAACGCCTTACCTCCAAATTGAAAGCACACTTCCGGGCAATAGTGGAGGAGGTGTTATGCCAAAAGCCTTCAGTTCAACCCAGCATGTGTTTATAGATGCTGAGTTCTTCCTGGCTTTACCAGAAGTGGGAGGCCTAAATCAGACAAAAGGATTGACTCCTGCTCAGCCCATTGAGGAGAGCCAAGCTGTCCTGTGATTAACTTCTCAGTTCCAATGACTGCTGCTTAGCAGAGAATGGGCCTTGTGAGGTTGGGACTTTGAACAAATTGATTCTGATATGTGGGAGGAAGGAACAGTCCTTAACTAGCTCCTGCCCACAGATACGGAGTTAGTATTAGGCAAGGCAAGTATTTGATGGTTTTTAGGGCACTCCAGTGAAATGAAACACTGTGAGTTAGGAAAGAACATCTTAGCTCTGAGGAGGAAGGAGCCCCTGAAAGGGGAGGTGGGCAAAAGGTGCAGTTGACTGAGTTCACTCAGCCTGCAGCTGTCATGCCAGACGCAGTTGGCATTTTTTGACTGTCTGCTCTTTTGTCCCTAGATGCACCTCAGAGCTGGCCCTCCTGCTTCTGCCATGGCCTTATCAGTTTCCTGGGGTTCTTGCTGCTGCTGATCACCTTCCCCATTTCTGGTTGGTTTGCCCTGAAGGTAAGGCTGGCTGGGTCAGTCCCCAGAGTGGTTGGGCCACACTGAGAGCTTTAACATTGGTGCATGAATTTCCCATCCTCTGCCTGCTTCCTCTAAGTATTATCACATCTCTGTGAAATGGGCgtagatggttaagaatctgcctgcagtgcaggagtcctgggttcaattcttaggttgggaagatctcctggagaagggaatggcactccactccagaattcttgcctggaaaattccatagacagaggatcttggtggggtcgcaaagagtcggacatgactgagcagctaacactgtGAAATGGGCTGGACAAGAATTGTTCGTTCTCagctttcagatgaggaaactgaggctcaactTTATTGGGAGCCAGTAAGTGGCAGAAACAAGTCTTCCCAAACGCCCAAGTTTAGGGGTCTGAACACTGGTGTTAAGGTGCACAGGAATATCTTCTTCCCTTTGGGTTAGGttaagttagaaatgaaaaacactCAACCTGGCCCAGGAAGTGATGTGTAAAAGGAATTTCAGCCTCGTTTTCAACAAGGGATGGGGCAGAAGGGAAAGGATGAGCTAGAGTAGAGGCTCGCACCTGGGAGCTGCAGTGGAGGTGGAAGCTGACCCTCACGCAGCCCCAGACAACGGCCACTGTCTCTGGAAAGTTTAGGGTTTGGGGTGGTCTGGAAGGGAGTCCTTCCTTAGGCCCTAAATCCTAATCCTAAAACTGTCACTGAAACAAATATcttgtaaccttgggcaagtcactgcctctctgagccttctcAATTTGGATATATTTCCTTCCTTGAGGACTCCAGGAACCTGAAGCTGGCAAAGCCCTTCCCTCAGGGTTGCTATTAGAGCAGCCCAGCTTATGCCTTGACTAAGACAAGGGCAGACAGTTTCCTGGTTTGAGTCATGTTTAGCTTTAGACCATACAGGTAAAAGGTTTCACAGACAATCAAGTCAGTACAGTATCGTAGTTGAGAGCATGGCTTTTGGAGTTACTCAGAACTGCCTTCAAATCTTGCCTGTTTCACCTGGGCGCTTTGTGGTTTTTGAGCAAATCAGTTAACCTCTCAgagcttgtttttttttcatctggAAACAGAGCTAAGGATCCCTGACCCTGAACctgagggagagaggtgggggaaAAGACCTGGGCAGATATAATTGTCAGCATCAGCTCAGTGCTTTTGACCCTTTCCCTTGCTATTACGAGCAGATCGTGCCCACCTATGAGCGCATGATCGTGTTTCGACTGGGCCGGATCCGCACCCCTCAAGGACCCGGTGTGGTTCTGCTCCTGCCCTTCATCGACTCTTTTCAGAGGGTAGATCTGAGGACACGAGCCTTCAATGTTCCTCCCTGCAAGGTGAGGGGCTTCTCGGCTGCCCTGGACAGAGGGAGTGGGGAGCTTATGCTGGGTGTGTTGTGGATGTCAGTACCTTAGCCTGCGAGTAGCcagaaaaaggaggagggaggctgggaggacATCTTTGCTCTGTATATCTAACCCCCTGCACTTGGGGTTACCATTTTGTTCTTGAGGAGCCAGTGGCCAGGCAAATGGGTCAGGTTAGGTGGTCTCAGTGGGCCTGGCCTCCCTGCAGCCCCTGTCCCTCTTTCCTGGCCTCTCCTAACAGTTGGCCTCTAAGGATGGGGCTGTGCTGTCCGTGGGGGCCGACGTCCAGTTCCGCATCTGGGACCCGGTACTGTCGGTGATGACGGTGAAGGACCTGAACACAGCCACACGCATGACAGCCCAGAATGCCATGACCAAGGCCCTGCTCAAGAGGCCCCTGCGAGAGAtccagatggagaagctcaagaTCAGCGACCAACTCCTGGTAGGCAGCTCTGCACTGGGCAGAGTTCCGTGGCTGGCACGTGAGCCCAGCTCTGCCTGCTGGGGCACTTTAGCATAGCACCAGatcactctgggcctcagtttacctTGTGTCCTAAGAGTGTAATAACTTGTGAAGAGTCAATGATCTTGATGGGACTGTGAGCTGAGGAATGAAAGATGGGCACAGACCATAGCGATCTTGGGCAAACTGGGCCTGAGAGGTGAAGGGGCTGGGCCAGGGGAGTGGCCTTGAGTCTTGCCTGAGGTTTCACTCTTCACTGCCCCGCAGGCATTGCCATGAACGCTGGGCCTCAGGGGCACTGAGCGGCCTCCTGGGCGGGCAGGTGGGTGAAAGGAGCTGGGGCCTTCCTGGCCCAGTCAGCTTCTGGGGAATTCCATGCTCCCCAAGGCAGCATGTGCATTTTTGTGGTTTTGTGTTCTTTGTTCTGGGCCTTTTTCCTGCCTCTTGTCTGAGTGTGAGCAGTTACACTGGAATTCACCTCAGATCCCTCTTGTGACAAGAGGGGTTGAAATAAATTCACGTGTGAGGGCATGTTGCCTGCTCCTCATGCTCACCTCAGGCTTTCTCCCATGTCCTGGCAGGGGACCGTGGGTGAAGTTCCTCCTCGTTCCCCTAGGCTCTGCCTTCCCCAGGGTTAGAGGACAGGGAAGGGAGTGGGTAATACCATTCCTGGAGGTTCCAGTCCCTTCAGGAAATAAATCAACTGGCTGAAATTCCCaagaaaattctatttttgaTAGTAACAATACTTCTCACACGCATAGCATTTTGTTTGCCTCAGTGTATCTCAGCTTTGCATTTTGCTGCACAAAGGCTAGTATCACTCTTTTATTTTGGAGGAAGGAAATTAAGGCTCAGAAGTTATGACTTGCCCCAAAGAGCCATGGTCAAGGGCAGAGCTGGGCCAGAGCCAGATCACCTGCCCCTGCCCTCCAGTccactgcttgctgctgctgctaagtcgcttctgtcgtgtccgactctgtgcgaccccatagacggcagcccaccaggctcccccgtccctgggattctccaggcaagaacactggaatgggttagtCCACTGCTTAGTCTTACACAAATCAGATTTTGTTCTTGGCCTTTGTTTTTGGCCTTGCTGCCCATTACTTTGGTGCAACAAAGCCACCTGAGGCCATTTGAGGGTGTGAGTCCCATACCAGGGCATTAGAGTCCTGTAGGGCCATTACCCACACTGACTTAGCCCCTGGCAAAGTGGATTCAGTACCTGGATAAAATGAAATCTCAGGAAATCCACCACCTTCGGCAAGGCCTGGTTCAGACATCCGTCTCTCATTTTTACTTCTCCATCTGCCTGTTTTGCACCTGGAGGGACTGCAGGCTTCCCACCTCTCCCTTGCTGGGCCCTCTTAGCTGCTTACCCACTTGTGCCTGCTGCTTTACCCCTCCAGGCCTGGCCCAGCCTCCCCTACTACTGGCCCCACCCCTACCCATCCCTCTGCAGCAGGCCTTGCCTTTTGATCCTCAGGACAAAGCCCTCTAGGGTGAGAACTCCTCCAGCGTCACCCCCTGAAGCTCATCTACCTCCTTGCTGTTTTCCTGCCTCCCTGGAAGCATCTTGTTCCTCTGCACTCCCCAGTGCTCGGGGCCCAGGACTCGGCTCCCTCCCTCCACTCATCCTCTTCTTGCCTTTCTGCACGCTCTCCTTTTGTCCCACACCCATTCTAGCTCTTCAcccctctcttccctttccttcctcccttcctcttgtTACTCTAGGCTGCTAAGACTGACGTCACTGCCGACCCCACAGTGACCTCCCTCTTGCCAGCACAGGAGCACTTCTCAGTCCTTCCCTCTCGTCACCTGGAGGCAGCCTTGGACTTCACGGCTTGTCCTTCTCTTATTATTGGATCCCCTGTTTCCTCTGAATTCCGTTATTCCACACTCCTGGTTACTCCCTGTCCTCCTGTTTCCAGGGTTCCCTCAGTGGTCTCTTTTCACCTGTGATCCCCCTGGGGCTGTTTGCTACTTCTGGACACTAATTATTCATGACACTCTGATCCAGTCCCATTCTGTTCTACTTCCTGGACCTGCTTACCCAGTTGTGGTTGGCTGTCCCATAGACACCTCAAGcttaatgtatttaaaaataccttattcCTTCCCTAAAGGAATACTCATCATtccttccctgcccacccccacatcTGTGTCTTCCTCTGTGTGTGCTTTCTGGGTGAATGCCCACACTCTTGATCTGTGCAAGGACCCACATCAGAAACCTGGCTTCCCCGctcctccccatccttcctccttTTGCACACTCAGGCAGCTGAGAAGCCCAGTGGTGCTGCTGCTTTAGTGTCCTTCTGCGGCTTAGATTCTAAGAGTTGTGCCCCTCTGCCGTGAGTCTCGGCTCAAAGCCGCCTCTGCCTGACGCTGCGTCTGTGTAACTTTTGCCTGCGGTTTGCAACACCATCCTACCTGGTCTCCCTCCATCCTCAACCCCTCCGGTCCAGCCTCCACATAGCAGCCAAGAGAATCTTTGCAGCTAGGAAGACTACTCTGTCACTTTGCTGCTAAACTCCTCTTGGGGGCCCCTTGTGCCTCAGAATAAGTCCAAATGAGAGAGAGCAGCCACCCTTGGCTGTCTCCAGTGTCCCAGGCCGCACTTGAGGGTCCAGCTAAGTGGAGCTGTGGTTACTTGCAGTTCCGCAAACGTTCGAGGTGCTCCTCTCTGGGCTTTGTCACATGCTGTTCCTGTTGTCTGGAAGGGTCCTCCTTTATGGCCTTCACCTGGataactcctcctcctcctagcatcacccctcctccctgccccacacccTCCCCTGGTGCACACTACAGCTTCCCATGGCTGCGTTGTAATTGCCCTCTGCCTCCGTCCAGGCTGGGCACTTCTCAAGGGCTGGCCTGGCACCTCATGGGTCACTGTGGCCATACCAGCCTGCCTAAAGAAGGTGCTCTGAATGGGACCTTTGTGGAATGAGTGCCATTTCTCCCCACACTTCCTCCAGCTGGAGATCAACGATGTGACCagggcctgggggctggaggtGGACCGCGTGGAGCTGGCAGTGGAGGCCGTGCTCCAGCCGCCCCAGGACAGCCCAGCAGGGCCCAGCCTGGACAGCACCCTGCAGCAGCTGGCCCTCCACTTCCTGGGAGGCAGTGTGCCTTCAGTGGCAGGAGGTGCCCCGCGCCCTGGACCAGGTGAGGAGCCTCAGGGAAAGGGTGGTTTCCCCCGCCGGGCGTTCAGGTTCGTGCCCAGCATAGACTGAGCTTCGCCTCTTGTTCCTTTAACCAAGCACCTTGTGCAGTGCCCACCCTGCCCAGCTGTTCCAGCCGCCCTGATTCTAGAGCTGACTAGAACTAAGGTAACGAGAAGAGTCTGAGTGTGCGGAGGCCTTTGGGAGCCTCCATGGGAGGAAGCAACAGCATCCAGAAGAGAGTTTAAGACTTAAGGCTGGAGTGATTGAGAAATGGGGGTTGGGGTTATGGCTAGAAACTCAAGGGCAGCCTCTtagcagaggaagaaactgaacgCAGGCCTGCGGTGGGTGTAAGAGAGAGCTCTGTGAAAGCATGAGGGCCACCGTCATCCTGACCTTGGCAGCGCACTgacttccttctctctgcctccctcccccatcccgtTGGCCACCACCAGCAGATACCTTGGAGATGGTGAGCGAGGTTGAGCCGTCTGCACCTCACGGGGGTGCTGGGTCCAGCCCCAAGCAGCCTGTGGCCGAGGGGCTGCTGTCGGCTCTGAAGCCCATCCTGTCAGAGGCCCTGGTCAGCCAGGTCGGGGCCTGCTACCAGTTCAACGTCATCCTGCCCAGCGGCCCCCAGAGCATCTATTTCCTGGATCTCACTGCAGGTGCcgctgccctccctgccctctccttccccactggggTTGCTCATAGCCCTACCACCTGTGGTCCTTATCAGACCAGGTCCTATTCCTGCCAGCAGTTTAGGGCAAACCCATAGCTATCAGGAGCTCAGATGGCATTTGCAGGCAGTGACTGCCCAGGCCTTGGGCTCCCTGTCCCATCCCCATGAGCAGGACTGCCCGGATGGCCCAGCTGCCTGGACCGAGAGCCCTGCACACGTTGCAGGCCTGTTCGTGCCAGGCTCTGTCTGAGTGTGTTTTGCGCATCATGTCACCTACTTCTCATCATAAACCGGTGACTTAGTGATTATTATCATCCTCATCTCACCAgtttggaaactgaggctctgagtggTCACACAGTCAGTAGGACTTGAACCCTGGGTATTAGCACCTGAGCTCTTAGCCACTCTTTCCACCCCTCCCAGTGGGACATGCTGACCTCTTCTACCCCCTGTAGCATAGCTGTCCCCTCACTgattctcagttttctttctccCCACAGGGCAAGGGAGGGTGGGACGCGGAGTGCCTGATGTCATCCCCGACGTGGTGGTGGAGCTGTCCGAGGAGGACCTACGGGCCCTGTTGTGCAGGGAGCTGCGGCCCCTGGGGGCCTACATGAGTGGGCGGTTGAAGGTGAAGGGTGACCTGGCCGTGGCCATGAAGCTGGAGGCTGTCCTCAAGGCCTTGAAGTAGCAGGTTTGGCTGCCTGTCAGTAGCCCGGCCCTGAGCTGGGCACCAAGCCAGGGAGACATCTTGGAGGCAGAGGCTCTGGCACTGCATCTTGGATTGTTGAAGCCCTGAGGAGTGTCAGACCCAGCGGGAGACAGTGAGTGGAGGCTGGGAGACACTGGAGCTAGGAGAGGCTGAGTCGGGCAGCCCTGCCCTTCTCACCCACAGTGGTTCTCTTAGCAAGCATTTGCTGATCCTGGTCCCCTGCCGAGTGCCCTACCTGAACTGGGTACCAGGCAATGACAGGAGAGCCAGGCCTGCTCTGCTCCTCTGGCGACCTGGCTGGAGAGGAGGGGCTGACGGAAACAGCCCAACAGTAGCTGGTTTGGTCCTGGTGTGAGGGAGCTCTGCATGTGACTCAGGCTCCAAGTTCCAGGAGAGGGGGTCAGAGAGGGGGGTCAGAGCAGctcggggagggagagagaagggaccaAGCAgaggtccctgcattgggagggatCTGAGATTGGGCTGGGTCTGCCTTACTGATTGCAATCCAGGCCCagacggggtgggggagggggggaagacAGGGGGGCAGGGCAGTGCCTCTCTGGCCCTCTCCTGAGGGTGTCTTGACTCATCTCCCAGCCTCAGTCTTGCATGCCTGACTGGCTGGGGCCAGGGCAGCATGACGGAGAGCCCTGCTGTTCTTGTGCTTCTTACCAGAGGTTTGAAAACCTCAAATAAACGTGCTGTTTACAATGTATCTGGAGAGCAACAGGGgacatgggggtggggaagagggctCCGAGGTGATGTCCGAGCTGCCAGCCCAGGACCCAGGCCCTGAAGGGTGACCCGAGCCCCAACAGTGATCTGGAATCACCCACAGTTCCCCTTCCTGACAAGGGCCTTGAAAGCAGGCAGGAGCAGGCACTCTGTTCCTCTCTATAGTCTGGGGAGAGCTTTGCAGGAAGGATGTGGGTGTCACAGCGCTGGTCGGGCAAACCGTTCATCCAGCGAAGGGCAGGGGCTCCTCACACTCGAGGGGAGATGGAGCTGCCATCTCCTGCCCCTC is a window encoding:
- the STOML1 gene encoding stomatin-like protein 1 isoform X2; translated protein: MLGRSGYRALPLGDFDRFQQSNFGFLGSQKGCLSPEPGGVGPGADAPQSWPSCFCHGLISFLGFLLLLITFPISGWFALKIVPTYERMIVFRLGRIRTPQGPGVVLLLPFIDSFQRVDLRTRAFNVPPCKLASKDGAVLSVGADVQFRIWDPVLSVMTVKDLNTATRMTAQNAMTKALLKRPLREIQMEKLKISDQLLLEINDVTRAWGLEVDRVELAVEAVLQPPQDSPAGPSLDSTLQQLALHFLGGSVPSVAGGAPRPGPDTLEMVSEVEPSAPHGGAGSSPKQPVAEGLLSALKPILSEALVSQVGACYQFNVILPSGPQSIYFLDLTAGQGRVGRGVPDVIPDVVVELSEEDLRALLCRELRPLGAYMSGRLKVKGDLAVAMKLEAVLKALK
- the STOML1 gene encoding stomatin-like protein 1 isoform X1; this encodes MLGRSGYRALPLGDFDRFQQSNFGFLGSQKGCLSPEPGGVGPGADAPQSWPSCFCHGLISFLGFLLLLITFPISGWFALKIVPTYERMIVFRLGRIRTPQGPGVVLLLPFIDSFQRVDLRTRAFNVPPCKLASKDGAVLSVGADVQFRIWDPVLSVMTVKDLNTATRMTAQNAMTKALLKRPLREIQMEKLKISDQLLLEINDVTRAWGLEVDRVELAVEAVLQPPQDSPAGPSLDSTLQQLALHFLGGSVPSVAGGAPRPGPADTLEMVSEVEPSAPHGGAGSSPKQPVAEGLLSALKPILSEALVSQVGACYQFNVILPSGPQSIYFLDLTAGQGRVGRGVPDVIPDVVVELSEEDLRALLCRELRPLGAYMSGRLKVKGDLAVAMKLEAVLKALK